In Sphingobium sp. Z007, one DNA window encodes the following:
- a CDS encoding DUF11 domain-containing protein → MAKIRALASLIAALTGVAAATPVATQGQTRVTNTATLHWQAPTGPVSVDSNTVVFDVEARGKRPTRLSFRLLPIGYSLQGMSCQTAPSLLFTPAPVDAADLARAPLAESIDTHVPLILVLDNPGGNHDPLVRETAWINVHTQYQTSTIALMETGPDTGVFAGGVPKGNDGAASPCDPTLDRGAQLTLSFTEDAYSYGSTSSILIDPTGYVFDSETGALVDGATVTLLGEDGQPATVFGDDGVSAYPSTVVSGASATDASGRLYDFPQGNYRFPLTAPGRYHLQVTPPAHYIAPSTRTRADLAALRDPMGQAFMLNEASFGGVFALTDPEPFIADIPLDRIGETRLLLTKTASVREASPGDFIQYLVRVDNRSDSDASGIHLTDILPPGLRYERGSARGAEEPVVATDGRTLDFTIATLPAGKTIEVRYIVSVAPGAPRGEALNRVLASGSAGATSNEAAASVRIGALLFTDGFTVVGRVTEGDCNAPAKGRKGVAGIRLLMEDGSFVVTDKDGLYHFEAVRNGRHIVQLDSASLPASHAPLLCDADTRNGGSATSRFVESAGGLLQRVDFQLRLTGIAAAATADALPAAPDAAQAAGDRDWIAGQEAGVALLFPTQGYNPRSPSTRVVVKHHAGQKVALRLNGALVDALSYDATDTDGDIAVAKWSGIGLNPGDNALEATVMNADGSVAQTLQSSVHYAGAAANATVAPDASKLAADGLTNPVLAFRLTDRSGRPVRDGTTVPVTVDQPYAIAVDTTVPASRRASGTALVIGDDGIAYLALQPTTQAGALRATVTLTDDKQQRAIELRARLTAVARDWTVVGFGSGTIGFDTLRKRSSALPATSRNSLVTDGQLALYAKGRIKGSWLMTIAYDSDRKYDRSRGLLGQIDPDRYYTVYGDATRQGHDAATARKLYLRLERKDFSALFGDFETGMTQTQLTRYSRTLNGMKADYADDRLSFSAFAANSDDLHARDELQGNGLTGPYRLSGRDIVPNSDKLSIEVRDRLRPDRILSSTPLTRHIDYDIDATIGTIRFREPVLGRDAANNPVFIVIDYETYGKGKKLTAGGRAAMKFAKGKAEVGVSAIKDNSRGDGLLLGADVRAQISDTTQLRAEMAAGGREGLSDGRAWLAEVEHHSKKADVLAYARQQDDAFGLGQQNLVEAGTRRIGFDSRVQLADKWAVTASSWYQDQLVGAGSRFAGESRVEYRRDHGTLFAGAQFALDRGIDGKDRDSRLLTLGGTQILMGGKLTVTGQTQFAPGGDRDSVDFPARHQLIAAWRVKPGIRLIGGYEVAQGQDFTTHTAQIGFDVQPWTGAKVTTAINNQTSGENGARVYANYGLVQSLPISERWTIDATFDASTTVSGTIPAGGVVQPFQTSGSGSVGGGALGSLYGNDGDYAAVTLGANYRADLWSWNGRVEYRKSDQNKRFNLTSNVVRALGEGTTLAGTVRYSTLGQVSGAQAKSLATSIALAWRPLDSRWSLLERLELRKESADAGVGGGNVLGVPAGSGVGQRTTRLVNNLAINYRTGEEGARHNVEATVYYGAKWVNGSYGADDYTGYIDVTGVDLRMDLGKRFDIGVQASVQHAWSRGAVAFSGGPSAGVSPAANVWISAGYNIAGYRDRDFEDDRYTRRGPYVTMRMKFDRNAIADLLGKGR, encoded by the coding sequence ATGGCCAAAATCCGCGCCCTTGCCAGCCTGATCGCCGCCCTGACCGGCGTTGCCGCCGCGACCCCCGTCGCGACGCAAGGGCAGACGCGCGTCACCAACACCGCGACATTGCACTGGCAGGCCCCCACCGGCCCGGTCAGCGTCGATTCCAATACCGTAGTCTTCGACGTCGAAGCGCGCGGCAAGCGCCCGACCCGGTTGAGCTTCCGATTGCTCCCGATCGGCTACAGTCTGCAGGGCATGAGCTGCCAGACCGCACCCTCCCTGCTATTCACCCCCGCCCCGGTCGACGCTGCCGATCTGGCCCGCGCGCCGCTGGCCGAATCCATCGACACCCATGTCCCGTTGATCCTGGTGCTCGACAATCCGGGCGGCAACCATGATCCGCTCGTGCGCGAAACCGCCTGGATCAACGTCCATACCCAATATCAGACCAGCACCATCGCCCTGATGGAAACCGGTCCTGATACCGGCGTCTTCGCCGGTGGCGTGCCCAAGGGCAATGACGGCGCCGCATCCCCCTGCGATCCTACGCTGGATCGCGGCGCGCAGTTGACGCTCAGCTTTACCGAAGACGCATACAGCTACGGTTCCACCAGTTCGATCTTGATCGACCCCACCGGCTATGTGTTCGATTCCGAAACCGGCGCGCTGGTCGATGGCGCCACGGTGACGCTGTTGGGCGAAGACGGCCAGCCCGCGACGGTGTTTGGCGATGACGGCGTCAGCGCTTACCCCTCGACCGTCGTCAGCGGCGCTAGCGCGACCGACGCCAGCGGCCGACTCTATGATTTTCCGCAGGGCAATTACCGTTTCCCGCTCACCGCACCGGGCCGTTACCATCTGCAAGTCACGCCGCCGGCCCATTATATCGCGCCCTCGACCCGCACCCGCGCCGATCTGGCGGCGCTGCGCGACCCTATGGGCCAGGCTTTCATGCTGAACGAAGCGTCGTTCGGCGGCGTCTTCGCCCTGACCGATCCCGAGCCCTTCATCGCCGACATCCCACTCGACCGCATCGGCGAAACCCGTCTGCTGCTGACCAAGACCGCGTCGGTCCGCGAAGCCTCGCCCGGCGATTTCATCCAATATCTGGTTCGCGTCGATAACCGATCGGATAGCGACGCCAGCGGCATCCACCTGACCGACATCCTGCCGCCCGGCCTGCGCTACGAGCGCGGTTCGGCGCGCGGCGCGGAAGAACCTGTCGTGGCGACCGACGGCCGCACGCTGGACTTTACCATTGCGACCCTGCCCGCCGGCAAGACGATCGAGGTCCGCTACATCGTGTCCGTCGCCCCCGGCGCACCGCGCGGCGAGGCGCTCAATCGCGTGCTCGCCTCCGGTTCCGCCGGCGCGACCAGCAATGAAGCCGCCGCCTCCGTCCGCATCGGCGCTTTGCTCTTCACCGACGGCTTCACCGTCGTCGGCCGCGTGACAGAAGGCGACTGCAACGCCCCGGCCAAGGGGCGCAAGGGCGTCGCGGGCATCCGCCTGCTGATGGAAGATGGCAGCTTCGTCGTCACCGACAAGGACGGCCTGTATCATTTCGAAGCCGTGCGTAACGGCCGCCACATCGTCCAGCTCGATAGCGCCAGCCTGCCCGCCAGCCACGCGCCGCTGCTGTGCGACGCCGACACCCGCAACGGCGGCAGCGCGACCTCCCGCTTCGTAGAAAGCGCCGGCGGCCTGCTCCAGCGCGTCGATTTCCAGCTACGCCTGACCGGCATCGCGGCGGCCGCCACCGCCGACGCGCTGCCCGCCGCGCCCGACGCCGCCCAGGCCGCAGGCGACCGGGACTGGATCGCGGGACAGGAAGCGGGCGTTGCGCTGCTCTTTCCGACCCAGGGCTATAACCCCCGCTCGCCCTCCACCCGCGTCGTCGTCAAACATCATGCCGGGCAGAAGGTAGCGCTGCGCCTCAACGGCGCGCTGGTCGATGCGCTGTCCTATGACGCGACAGATACGGACGGTGACATCGCGGTCGCCAAATGGTCCGGCATCGGCCTTAATCCCGGCGACAATGCGCTGGAAGCCACCGTGATGAACGCGGACGGCAGCGTCGCCCAGACGCTCCAAAGCAGCGTCCATTATGCCGGCGCCGCCGCCAACGCGACCGTCGCGCCGGACGCCAGCAAGCTCGCCGCCGACGGCCTCACCAACCCCGTCCTCGCCTTCCGCCTGACCGACCGCAGCGGCCGCCCGGTGCGCGACGGCACGACGGTCCCAGTCACAGTCGATCAGCCCTATGCCATCGCAGTCGACACCACTGTCCCGGCCAGCCGTCGCGCCAGCGGCACGGCCCTGGTGATCGGCGACGACGGCATCGCCTATCTCGCGCTGCAACCCACCACCCAGGCCGGCGCCTTGCGCGCGACTGTCACCCTGACCGACGACAAGCAGCAGCGCGCGATCGAACTGCGCGCCCGCCTGACCGCCGTAGCGCGCGACTGGACCGTGGTCGGCTTCGGGTCGGGCACGATCGGCTTCGACACACTGCGCAAGCGGTCGTCCGCCCTGCCCGCCACCAGCCGCAACAGCCTGGTGACCGACGGGCAGTTGGCGCTCTATGCCAAGGGTCGGATCAAGGGTAGCTGGCTGATGACGATCGCTTATGACAGCGACCGCAAATATGATCGCTCGCGCGGCCTGCTGGGTCAGATCGACCCGGATCGCTATTATACCGTCTATGGCGACGCCACCCGCCAGGGCCATGATGCGGCGACCGCGCGTAAACTTTATCTGCGGCTGGAGCGCAAGGATTTCAGCGCTCTCTTTGGCGATTTCGAAACCGGCATGACCCAGACCCAGCTGACCCGTTACAGCCGGACCCTGAACGGCATGAAGGCGGACTATGCCGACGATCGGCTGAGCTTCAGCGCCTTCGCCGCCAACAGCGACGACCTGCATGCCCGCGACGAACTGCAGGGCAATGGCCTGACCGGCCCCTATCGCCTGTCGGGTCGCGACATCGTCCCCAACAGCGACAAGCTGAGCATCGAAGTCCGCGACCGGCTGCGCCCCGACCGCATCCTGTCCTCGACCCCTCTCACCCGCCACATCGACTATGACATCGACGCGACCATCGGCACCATCCGCTTCCGCGAGCCGGTGCTGGGCCGCGACGCCGCCAACAATCCGGTCTTCATCGTCATCGACTATGAAACCTATGGCAAAGGCAAGAAGCTGACCGCGGGCGGCCGCGCCGCGATGAAGTTCGCCAAAGGCAAGGCCGAAGTCGGCGTGTCGGCGATCAAGGACAACAGCCGGGGCGACGGCTTGCTGCTGGGCGCGGATGTCCGGGCGCAGATCAGCGACACGACGCAGCTCCGCGCCGAAATGGCGGCCGGCGGCCGCGAAGGCCTCTCCGACGGCCGTGCCTGGCTCGCCGAAGTCGAACATCACAGCAAAAAGGCGGACGTGCTGGCCTATGCGCGGCAGCAGGACGACGCCTTCGGCCTCGGCCAGCAAAATCTGGTGGAAGCCGGCACGCGCCGCATCGGCTTCGACAGCCGGGTGCAACTCGCCGACAAATGGGCCGTCACCGCCTCCTCCTGGTATCAGGACCAGCTTGTCGGCGCGGGTAGCCGCTTCGCGGGCGAATCCCGGGTCGAATATCGTCGCGACCACGGCACGCTCTTCGCCGGCGCACAGTTCGCGCTCGATCGCGGCATCGATGGCAAGGATCGCGATTCCCGCCTGCTGACGCTGGGCGGCACCCAGATATTGATGGGCGGCAAGCTCACCGTGACCGGCCAGACCCAGTTCGCGCCGGGCGGCGACCGCGACAGCGTCGACTTCCCCGCCCGTCACCAGCTGATCGCCGCCTGGCGGGTCAAGCCTGGCATCCGCCTGATCGGCGGCTATGAGGTCGCGCAGGGCCAGGATTTCACCACCCATACCGCCCAGATCGGCTTCGACGTTCAACCCTGGACCGGGGCGAAGGTCACGACCGCGATCAACAACCAGACCTCGGGCGAAAATGGCGCGCGCGTCTATGCCAATTACGGCCTGGTCCAGTCGCTGCCGATCAGCGAACGCTGGACCATCGATGCGACCTTCGACGCCAGCACTACGGTCAGCGGAACCATCCCGGCCGGCGGCGTCGTGCAGCCGTTCCAGACCAGCGGATCAGGCAGCGTCGGCGGCGGTGCGCTGGGCAGCCTCTATGGCAATGACGGCGATTATGCCGCGGTGACGCTAGGCGCCAATTACCGCGCCGATCTCTGGTCCTGGAACGGCCGGGTTGAATATCGCAAGTCCGACCAGAATAAGCGCTTCAACCTCACCAGCAACGTCGTGCGTGCGCTGGGCGAGGGCACGACGCTGGCCGGCACCGTCCGCTATTCCACGCTGGGGCAGGTCAGCGGCGCGCAGGCGAAGAGCCTGGCCACCTCGATCGCACTTGCCTGGCGACCGCTCGACAGCCGCTGGTCACTGCTGGAGCGCTTGGAACTCCGCAAGGAAAGCGCCGATGCGGGCGTGGGCGGCGGCAATGTGCTGGGCGTACCCGCGGGCAGCGGCGTGGGCCAGCGCACAACGCGCCTCGTCAACAACCTCGCCATCAACTATCGCACCGGTGAGGAAGGCGCGCGGCATAATGTCGAGGCGACCGTCTATTATGGCGCCAAATGGGTCAATGGCAGCTACGGCGCAGACGATTATACCGGCTATATCGACGTTACCGGCGTCGACCTGCGGATGGACCTGGGCAAGCGTTTCGACATCGGCGTGCAGGCATCGGTGCAGCACGCGTGGAGCCGCGGCGCGGTGGCGTTCAGTGGCGGGCCGTCGGCAGGCGTCTCCCCTGCGGCCAATGTCTGGATCAGCGCGGGCTATAACATCGCCGGTTATCGCGACCGCGATTTCGAGGATGATCGCTATACCCGTCGCGGTCCCTATGTGACGATGCGGATGAAGTTCGATCGCAACGCTATCGCCGACTTGCTCGGGAAGGGCCGCTGA
- a CDS encoding PilZ domain-containing protein, whose product MSPGMEPAAMLPIAAVPIAIASIAASSTIPIERRRGERAATVFTIGKISFDGRSLPCMVRDLSEGGMRIQLPAPPPPGARVLIEMRGLDPRLARVRWAVGHEAGLSFDLRCCPADIFAARTSRSGRIARQPRFPLRRAVPLLIDNRPIPAMIENISVGGARLTLSEPLEDGRQGVLGLTLGDRDGVAGTICWARDDSCGFRFVQPISSVTLAVTLDSVGLS is encoded by the coding sequence ATGTCACCTGGAATGGAACCAGCGGCGATGCTGCCAATCGCCGCTGTCCCGATTGCCATCGCATCCATCGCTGCGTCATCGACGATCCCGATCGAGCGGCGGCGCGGCGAACGGGCGGCAACGGTTTTCACGATCGGCAAGATATCCTTCGACGGCCGCAGCCTGCCCTGCATGGTGCGCGACCTGTCGGAAGGGGGGATGCGCATCCAATTGCCTGCCCCGCCGCCGCCGGGCGCGCGCGTCCTGATCGAAATGCGCGGCCTCGACCCGCGCCTCGCCCGCGTCCGTTGGGCGGTGGGACATGAAGCCGGCCTCAGTTTCGACCTGCGCTGCTGCCCGGCGGATATTTTCGCGGCGCGCACCAGCCGGTCGGGCCGGATCGCACGCCAGCCGCGCTTCCCGTTGCGCCGCGCCGTGCCGCTGCTGATCGACAACAGACCGATCCCCGCCATGATCGAGAATATTTCAGTCGGCGGTGCCCGACTCACCCTGTCCGAACCCCTGGAGGACGGTCGGCAGGGGGTGCTCGGCCTGACGCTCGGCGACCGCGATGGCGTGGCTGGCACCATCTGCTGGGCGCGCGACGACAGCTGCGGCTTTCGTTTTGTGCAGCCGATCAGCAGTGTCACACTGGCCGTGACGCTGGATAGCGTCGGCCTAAGCTAA
- a CDS encoding response regulator, translating to MAETVPGGRVLIADDHPLIREGLALAARAAMPGVTVDTAGTIGDAVAALKRHAKYRLILLDFVLPDARGFSGFLQLQHEAGRIPIAMISANENPTLVESARALGAAGFLHKTRPFDDLARDIKKLAEGQTSFPAVDAGVAPSALRDRIASLSGAQLRVLIALSDGRLNKQIAADLAVSEATVKAHMTAIFRKLDVGNRAQALLAVQPLLGIVTADRST from the coding sequence ATGGCGGAGACTGTGCCGGGCGGCCGCGTATTGATCGCGGATGATCATCCTTTGATCCGGGAGGGTCTGGCGCTTGCCGCCCGCGCGGCGATGCCTGGCGTCACCGTCGATACAGCCGGCACGATCGGCGATGCTGTTGCAGCCTTGAAGCGCCACGCCAAATATCGGTTGATCCTGCTTGATTTCGTGCTGCCCGACGCGCGCGGCTTTTCCGGCTTTCTGCAATTGCAGCATGAAGCCGGCCGGATACCGATCGCCATGATCTCTGCCAATGAAAACCCCACTCTGGTGGAAAGCGCCCGCGCCTTGGGCGCTGCGGGTTTCCTGCACAAAACCAGGCCGTTTGACGATCTGGCGCGGGATATAAAGAAGCTGGCGGAAGGACAGACCAGTTTTCCGGCCGTGGACGCCGGGGTGGCCCCGTCCGCATTGCGCGACCGGATCGCCAGCCTGTCCGGGGCACAGTTGCGCGTGCTGATCGCGCTGTCCGACGGGCGGCTTAACAAACAGATCGCCGCCGACTTGGCCGTGTCGGAAGCCACGGTAAAGGCGCATATGACGGCGATCTTCCGCAAGCTCGACGTCGGAAACCGCGCCCAGGCGCTGCTTGCGGTGCAACCCCTGCTGGGCATCGTCACGGCTGATCGCTCCACATGA
- a CDS encoding ATP-binding protein yields MNGVAPRPPSASPFVLAALVVPLVLAALLFWLGGEYGRWNGLREDADQSFARRVLLIDILSNMRAAESSQRGYVITNDPEFRARYTEWHAQIQRRFASADALYRDEPSHRTGFDNLRRLADAKIAEMDEVLRLYASEGPQAARQRVADGEGKRLMSRLQFQLDRVIRAEQRIGEARVVAYRNRTETLQRVMWILVAVSSLSLAIALLGLWRQRVSQYHVELRGFEAARRNETILDSTIDPIIIVNPSGSIETINQAASRMLGYEGTSLARRDFDLISDIAPGIGSFLDRIGLVDGQLRTPYWTDRQVRHQNGRMLPVDIALGVMPLPDGDHIVVSLRDIVERKRVERLKDDLISTVSHELRTPLTSIVGALGLLRLDAGNRLDPESAGLVTIAENNAQRLIRLINDMLDIDRIDSGKLRMTLTPIDLHHVVLRACDDNGGLVRSAGAVLDRAVADETLMVQGDEERLLQVITNLLSNAAKISSEGSRIAVGLMRSEDGCRAIVYVDDEGAGIPDEFRGRIFGRFERAASDEAAPGTGLGLAIAREIVTQHGGELWFEDRPGSGTRFAFTLPVMLPVTLPRTDPGDRSKGPRILICEGNPAVARLLQSQLTDEGYASHVVANAVAARAAIATHGYNLLLLDMALDDADAFHFAREVRRLESPEKLSILMVSAHGGDAATPLSLDLIDWIDKPIDPGRLKAAIAASFRHSGIEQPTVLHLDDDQDTLEITAAALKGIAYMLKATTLADARALLRVETPHLAILDVHLEEGLGLDLLPDLVDERGVAIPTIIYSAHDIDVEIAGQIDAVLVKSRTSLPDLKATVRRVVATRHANGEG; encoded by the coding sequence ATGAACGGCGTCGCGCCCCGGCCGCCCAGCGCATCGCCCTTCGTACTGGCTGCGCTGGTCGTTCCGCTGGTGCTGGCGGCGCTCCTTTTCTGGTTGGGGGGCGAATATGGCCGCTGGAACGGCCTGCGCGAGGATGCCGACCAATCCTTTGCGCGGCGCGTCCTGTTGATCGACATATTGTCGAACATGCGCGCCGCTGAATCCAGCCAGCGCGGTTATGTCATTACCAACGACCCGGAGTTTCGCGCCCGATACACCGAATGGCACGCCCAAATCCAGCGCCGCTTCGCCAGCGCGGACGCGCTCTACCGCGACGAACCATCGCACCGCACCGGCTTCGACAATCTGCGCCGCCTCGCCGACGCCAAGATCGCCGAAATGGACGAAGTCCTGCGCCTTTATGCCAGCGAAGGTCCCCAAGCCGCACGCCAGCGGGTCGCCGATGGCGAGGGTAAGCGGCTGATGAGCCGCCTACAATTCCAACTCGACCGCGTGATCCGGGCCGAGCAGCGGATCGGCGAGGCGCGTGTCGTCGCCTATCGCAACCGCACCGAAACGCTGCAGCGGGTGATGTGGATTCTCGTTGCGGTCAGCAGCCTGTCGCTGGCGATCGCGCTGCTGGGACTATGGCGCCAGCGGGTGTCGCAATATCATGTCGAATTGCGCGGGTTCGAAGCGGCGCGACGTAACGAAACCATCCTCGACAGCACGATCGACCCGATCATCATCGTCAACCCCAGCGGGAGCATCGAAACCATCAACCAGGCGGCGAGCCGGATGCTGGGCTATGAGGGCACCAGCCTCGCCCGCCGCGATTTCGACCTCATTTCCGACATAGCGCCCGGCATTGGCAGCTTCCTCGACCGCATCGGTCTGGTCGATGGCCAACTGCGCACGCCCTATTGGACCGACCGACAGGTCCGGCATCAGAATGGCCGGATGCTGCCGGTCGATATCGCGCTGGGCGTCATGCCTCTTCCAGATGGTGACCATATCGTCGTCTCGCTGCGCGATATCGTCGAACGCAAGCGCGTAGAAAGGCTCAAGGATGACCTGATCTCCACCGTCAGCCATGAATTGCGCACGCCGCTGACGTCGATCGTCGGCGCGCTGGGCCTGTTGCGGCTGGATGCCGGCAATCGGCTCGACCCGGAATCGGCAGGTCTCGTCACCATCGCTGAAAATAATGCGCAGCGGCTGATCCGGCTGATCAACGACATGCTCGACATCGACCGCATCGATTCGGGCAAGCTGCGCATGACGCTGACGCCGATCGACCTTCACCATGTCGTGCTGCGCGCCTGCGACGACAATGGCGGCCTGGTCCGATCCGCCGGCGCCGTGCTGGACCGCGCCGTGGCGGACGAAACGCTGATGGTCCAGGGCGACGAGGAACGGTTGCTGCAGGTCATCACCAATCTGTTGTCCAACGCCGCCAAAATATCGTCTGAAGGGAGCCGCATCGCCGTCGGCCTCATGCGCAGCGAGGATGGCTGTCGCGCCATCGTCTATGTCGATGATGAGGGCGCGGGCATCCCGGATGAATTTCGCGGGCGCATCTTCGGCCGGTTCGAGCGCGCAGCCAGCGATGAAGCGGCGCCGGGCACGGGGCTGGGGCTGGCTATCGCCCGCGAAATCGTGACTCAGCATGGCGGCGAATTATGGTTCGAGGATCGGCCCGGCAGCGGCACTCGCTTCGCCTTCACGCTGCCGGTCATGCTGCCCGTCACGCTGCCCCGCACCGATCCGGGCGACCGATCGAAAGGGCCTCGCATCCTGATTTGCGAGGGCAATCCAGCCGTCGCTCGCCTGCTGCAATCGCAACTGACCGACGAAGGCTATGCCAGCCACGTCGTCGCCAACGCGGTCGCCGCCCGCGCAGCGATTGCGACCCATGGCTATAATCTGCTGCTGCTCGACATGGCGCTGGACGACGCAGATGCGTTCCATTTCGCCCGCGAAGTCCGACGGCTCGAAAGCCCCGAAAAACTCTCGATCCTGATGGTGTCGGCGCATGGTGGCGATGCAGCGACGCCGCTGTCGCTCGATCTGATCGACTGGATCGACAAGCCGATCGATCCGGGCCGGCTAAAGGCTGCTATCGCCGCATCCTTCCGCCATTCGGGCATCGAACAGCCGACCGTGCTGCATCTCGACGACGATCAGGACACGCTTGAAATCACCGCCGCCGCGCTCAAGGGCATCGCCTATATGCTCAAGGCCACGACCCTGGCCGACGCGCGCGCGCTGCTGCGGGTGGAAACGCCGCATCTGGCGATCCTGGACGTGCATCTGGAGGAAGGATTGGGCCTCGACCTGTTGCCCGATCTGGTGGACGAAAGGGGCGTCGCCATCCCGACCATCATCTATTCGGCGCATGACATCGACGTGGAGATTGCGGGCCAGATCGACGCCGTGCTGGTCAAGTCCCGCACCTCACTGCCTGATCTCAAGGCGACGGTGCGCCGGGTCGTTGCGACCCGCCACGCCAATGGAGAGGGATAG
- a CDS encoding response regulator, producing MSEADRLRILYVDDDKDIRHIVKLSLALDPAIELRLCADGAQALEAAATDHWRPDLVMLDVMMPRMDGPTLMIALRGMPGFAKTPFVFVTARAREADVQSYYAAGARGVILKPFNPLTLADSVRTLVG from the coding sequence GTGAGCGAGGCCGATCGACTGCGCATCCTCTATGTCGATGATGACAAGGATATTCGCCACATCGTCAAATTGTCGCTGGCGCTCGATCCCGCGATCGAACTGCGGCTGTGCGCCGATGGCGCGCAAGCGCTGGAGGCCGCCGCCACCGACCATTGGCGACCCGACCTTGTCATGCTCGATGTCATGATGCCCCGCATGGACGGTCCCACGCTGATGATCGCACTGCGCGGGATGCCAGGCTTTGCGAAAACGCCCTTTGTCTTCGTCACCGCCCGCGCCCGCGAAGCCGACGTGCAAAGCTATTATGCGGCCGGGGCCAGGGGCGTGATCCTCAAACCCTTCAACCCGCTGACCTTGGCCGACAGCGTGCGAACACTGGTCGGCTGA